In the genome of Paenibacillus sp. GP183, the window TTCTGATTCCGGCTTCTGCATGTAAATACGCACATCAAAAATGGCGCCCTTGTACTTGGCCAATCGAAGACCTCTCTGCACAAGATAGCGTTGGGACGGCTTTCTGAAGAACTTAATCACTTCATATATGGATTGTGCTCGAACATATTTACGTTCTTGATTGCAGCGTACCTCATACCTTTCTCCCTTTCTCTTGGCTCTGATGATCCCTGATCCTCCACTGCCTTTATCTGGTTTAATGAAGATGGAAGAATAGGATCTCAGCATTTTTAAAGTCCTTCTGCGCGTTAGCCAGTGAGTTTCAGGTAAATAGGGGCGAAGTACGTGTTGTTGCATCATTTCTTTGTATTTTTGCATTTTTCCAATGGACACCGCAATCCCACTCTTCTGTTATTTTTTTGATCATACATACATATGTGAATCCTCTCATCTTGAAAACGGCACTTCTGTACAAGTCGAAAAAATAGTAAAAAAGCCCCTTTGGAAATGTGAATGGAGCTTGGTTTAAATCCATATTGAAAATGGGCTCTCCCGCAGATCTTTACAGACCTTTGGGACAGCCCATTTCGCTTTGGCTTTCGTTTGAGTTAACGTTGCATTCTCTGTTTTAATTGCACCAGTGCAAGGACATTGCGAGTTGTAATCGAGGCCACGCCCATTTCGGCGTACTGTTTCATCAAGCTTTCTTCATTCACGGTCCAAATATAAATAGGCAATCCTTTGGAAGAAGCATACTCCACAAGTTCCGGACGGACAGCAAGGTAATGGAGGTTAATCCCGTAACAAGCAGCATCCAGCGCATCCTGGCAAATTTGTTCAACCATATCTTTGTATGCCATGGATAAGTAATTGCGAGCATCCACATTAAGCATTTTTCGTATTTCCGGGTTCGATTGCTGCGCCTTCATAGCTCGGTCCTTCTCGCATCCGGAATAAAAAGCTTGTTCCAAAAGACCGTGCTTTTTCAATAAAGCTGCCACGGGCTCGATGCTCTGATCGTCCTTCAGGTCCAGATTGGCGATTTTTCCCGAAGCTTGGATCAATGGAAGCATCTCTTCAAGCTTATATATGCGAGTCGTCTCTCGATGATCTCCCTGTTTCACTTCGAATTGGAGAAGACTGATCTCCTCAAAGGTCGATTGGGAAATTCTGTACTCCCAGCCAGCCGGTGTAGTCCAGATGTCATCATGGGAAAGCACAGGGACTCCGTCCTTAGTGACCATAATGTCTTCTTCGATGACGTCTGCCCCCAGCTTGAGCCCGGTTTCAACAGATAGCAGCGTGTTGTCAAGTGTATTCATGCATCCGCTATGGGCGGTAATGATTGGAAATGGATGGTTCATGCTTATCCCCCTTTCCCCGTGATAATAGCATATATGAGGATCAGGTTACTATTGAATCGGCATTGAATACTTATGGTCCTTCATTCCATCATGTGAGTAAACCAGCTCCCTGACACTAATCTCTTCATCCGAAATCAACAGCACAGTCGAACTCCTTGTTCCATAACCTTCACTTTTAATGAATATAGGAGAAAGAATTCGTTCCCATTCCAAGGCGACTCCCGTATTTGGAAGCATTTCATCGGGGGCTTGATCAGCCTTCTGGAGAAGGTTTAAAATCCGTTCATCCATTTCAGGGTTGCTTTCCGTGATTATTTTTGACAATCCTACTTTACCTTTTGTAACCTTGGGCCAATCGGAATCCAATAAATGGTTGCTGATCCCGTAAATACCCGGCTCCAGCTTTTGGACTTTATTATTTGTGTTCGAATAATAATAGAGTCCATTCGCATCCCCTGAGAGCAAATTATAGCCCGGGTATACATTGCGTTTTTTTGCCATTTCATACATATAAGTTTCAGGATGCTCATTGTTTTTTAAAAAATCTGCTGCCAGCTCTCCGCGGGAACGTTTTCCATCAGTTTGTTCCTTAGGGTTTCGATAATTGGTTAGAGCTGCAAAACGACCAGCAGTAGTCACACCCATCCATGTACCCATTTTAAGTAAATCCCGACCGGCCAGAATATTCGGATAATCCTCCCAAAAATGAACAGGTGCTGTCGGTCTCTCATAAAATTCATCACGATTGGCAGCCATGATGAGCTTATATTTGTCGTGTGCCTGATATGCGAATAAGATTAAACACAAATGGATTCCCAGCCTTCATCTTAAAGTTTTTTACTCCATTGTAGCAGACTGTCCTCACTATTCACATAAATACGCTTCAGATGAAAAGGATCTTGAGATGATGTCGTTCTCCCCTGTCTTATGGTAAACGCGTAACGAAACCCTTCTTCTTTCAAAATCGCCAGCGTCTGTTTATTGAATTCTCCGTATGGATAGCAAAATATATCGGCTTTCGTTCCGAGCTGCTGTTCAATCTGTCGGCGTGATTGCGTTATTTCACCCTTCTGCTCCGCAGCAGTAAGCTCGGGGAGATGAGGATGTGTCATGCCGTGCGGCTGTATATCCCAGCCTGCTTCATGCATTTCTTTTAGCTGCATCCAATTCACTTTGCCTTCTTGCCCAATAGTTCCGGGAGAAATAAAGATCGTGGCCGGAAAACCGTGCCGCTTGAGGATCGGCATCGCTTGCTCATAGTTATCTATGTAGCCATCGTCAAAAGTGAGCAGCACAGGCTTAGCGGGGGCTGGTTTCTTCTTTTCTAACATGAGTATAAAATCAGATAGAGTGAGCGGACTGTAGCCCTGCTCTGCCAAATATTCCATCTGCTGTGTAAGTTTCTTCGGATCGAGCACAAGCGTATTGCCCTGCGTGACTCCAATACTGTGATAATTAAGAACAGGTATGGACACTTCCCCTGATTGATCCGGTAAAACAGAAGCTATGGGAGCAGGAACGGAATGTGAAGAGGCTGGTAAAGCAGTTGGTGATGCAGTTGGTGAGACAATTAGTGAAGCAGTTGGTGTAGGAGAAGGCGTGAAAGCAGGAATCGCTGCTACTTCTTCGACCTTTGGTTCTGGGATGTTTACATGGGGTTCGAAGTTAATGGGTAATGGATAAATAGACACTTCAGCTTCAGTGTCGACAACTTCACGTATTTGGGGCTTGCATCCTAAAGTAAGCAAACAAATACTAAGTATAATGATGATCGTGAAGGCAGCCGAAAGCTTACTTTTCATATACGTCCCCCTATGGAAGATGACCAGAAGAATTAGCGTCCAAGTCTATTCTATGAAAGGGAGATTTTGATGATGTGTAAACGGCTAAAATAATCTTCACAGATCATTCATAATAAAATATAGTTGTTATAATTAGTCATTCC includes:
- a CDS encoding NRDE family protein codes for the protein MCLILFAYQAHDKYKLIMAANRDEFYERPTAPVHFWEDYPNILAGRDLLKMGTWMGVTTAGRFAALTNYRNPKEQTDGKRSRGELAADFLKNNEHPETYMYEMAKKRNVYPGYNLLSGDANGLYYYSNTNNKVQKLEPGIYGISNHLLDSDWPKVTKGKVGLSKIITESNPEMDERILNLLQKADQAPDEMLPNTGVALEWERILSPIFIKSEGYGTRSSTVLLISDEEISVRELVYSHDGMKDHKYSMPIQ
- a CDS encoding polysaccharide deacetylase family protein; translation: MKSKLSAAFTIIIILSICLLTLGCKPQIREVVDTEAEVSIYPLPINFEPHVNIPEPKVEEVAAIPAFTPSPTPTASLIVSPTASPTALPASSHSVPAPIASVLPDQSGEVSIPVLNYHSIGVTQGNTLVLDPKKLTQQMEYLAEQGYSPLTLSDFILMLEKKKPAPAKPVLLTFDDGYIDNYEQAMPILKRHGFPATIFISPGTIGQEGKVNWMQLKEMHEAGWDIQPHGMTHPHLPELTAAEQKGEITQSRRQIEQQLGTKADIFCYPYGEFNKQTLAILKEEGFRYAFTIRQGRTTSSQDPFHLKRIYVNSEDSLLQWSKKL
- a CDS encoding glycerophosphodiester phosphodiesterase family protein produces the protein MNHPFPIITAHSGCMNTLDNTLLSVETGLKLGADVIEEDIMVTKDGVPVLSHDDIWTTPAGWEYRISQSTFEEISLLQFEVKQGDHRETTRIYKLEEMLPLIQASGKIANLDLKDDQSIEPVAALLKKHGLLEQAFYSGCEKDRAMKAQQSNPEIRKMLNVDARNYLSMAYKDMVEQICQDALDAACYGINLHYLAVRPELVEYASSKGLPIYIWTVNEESLMKQYAEMGVASITTRNVLALVQLKQRMQR
- a CDS encoding YheC/YheD family protein, yielding MSIGKMQKYKEMMQQHVLRPYLPETHWLTRRRTLKMLRSYSSIFIKPDKGSGGSGIIRAKRKGERYEVRCNQERKYVRAQSIYEVIKFFRKPSQRYLVQRGLRLAKYKGAIFDVRIYMQKPESEWMISGKVARVASPRKFVTNFQKGGHAASLREVLSTLFPNSGNKVNSRLERIEQLSYIIAKTLDKQHSLRELGVDLAIEKNGRIWIIEANSKPGHMLFTQLSDKSELNTILENKHLIYSSGSELP